The proteins below come from a single Alligator mississippiensis isolate rAllMis1 chromosome 2, rAllMis1, whole genome shotgun sequence genomic window:
- the SRP14 gene encoding signal recognition particle 14 kDa protein, with protein MVLLESEQFLTELTRLFQKCRTSGSVFITLKKYDGRTKPIPRKGHVEGFEPADNKCLLRATDGKKKISTVVSSKEVNKFQMAYSNLLRANMDGLKKKDKKSKNKKSKATQ; from the exons ATGGTGCTGCTGGAGAGCGAGCAG TTCCTGACGGAGCTGACGAGGCTGTTCCAGAAGTGCCGCACCTCGGGCAGCGTCTTCATCACTCTCAAGAAAT ATGATGGTCGAACAAAACCAATCCCACGGAAAGGCCACGTAGAAGGATTTGAGCCAGCAGATAACAAGTGTCTTCTGAGGGCAACGGATGGGAAAAAGAAGATTAGCACCGTG GTGAGCTCAAAGGAAGTAAATAAATTCCAGATG gcCTATTCCAATTTGCTAAGAGCCAACATGGATGGCTTGAAGAAGAAAgacaagaaaagcaaaaacaagaaaAGTAAAGCAACGCAGTGA